The genomic interval GAATGGGACGCGCTCGGCAAGCACGGGATGAGCGCTATTCCGCTCACGCGGCGGCTGGTCATGCTCGGCCACATCACCGAGGAAGCCGATGACGCGGAACGGCAGACGTTTCTGCAGGTCGTGCCGGCGCCGGCTCGCTTGGCCTACAAGCTGATCGGCCACCGCCAGTTCACCCGCGAAACCGCTACGATCCGCCGCTGACCGTCGGGCGATCCCACACCGCACCCCGAACCTCCGCGCGGGCCACGGTGCGTCGCCTTCAGCCGTCGGCGTGCCGGCGCGTCGGCACGCCGGCACGCGGCGCGCGGACCCTCGTCGCCGAGGGCGAACCGCTCACCTGCCGGTGACCGGGCCGCTCCCCTGTCGGGCTTGATGCCGATGTCGTCGTCCTACGCGTGCCCTCTCGGCAGCCATTCCAGTCAGGATTCTTTATCACAAGAGGTACATAGCGGCGCGCTTGACAAGAGGGAAGGTACGAGGTGGCCGAGGGACGGAGGGTGCGCAGGGAACACGGTGCGCGGAAGGCGGCGCGCGCGGCGGTGTCCGCGCGCTGCCGCGACGGGGTCGGCGGCGGCCTGGCCAAGCGGTGTTGGCGTAGGGTGTGAACCTCGTGGGATCAGGTGAGCGACGGGGCCGAGAGAGGCATGGACGACGAGCAGCAGGTGAATCTTGGGGTGCTGTTGTTCATCCCCTATCGGTACTCCGAGGACCGGATGTTCCGGGCTCTCCAGGGCGCCGGGTTCGACGACTGGACGCTCGCCCAGTGCCGGGTCTTCCAGCGGATCGCCCCGGATGGTTCACGCCTCACGGACCTCGCTGACCAGGCACAAATGACCAAGCAGAGCGCCGGCGTACTGGTCGACCAACTGGAACGCCTGGGCTACGTCCGCCGGGTGCCGGACCCCACTGACGGCCGCGCCCGGCTGATCGTGTTCGAGGAACGCGGCCGGCGGGCCATCGAGGTGGCCGCAGCCACACTCGACGAAATCCTCGCCGAGTGGAAAGCATATCTGGGCACCCGCAACTTCGCCCTGCTGCACCAGATCCTGGACCAGCTCCGCGAGATCACCGACCCGTACGCCCGCTAGTCCCGGCGGCAGCGAATCGTCCGCACCCCGCTCCCCTTCATCCCGGACCGCCCGCGCCCCGCAGACCTGCGCCGACGCCGCCGTGACATAGTTCCATTGACCCCATTTGTCAAAGAAGCTGATCAACCCGACTCCTTCGCAGCATGACGCACGCCCGGGGCACGCGGGTCATGTCCCTCTTCGTGGAGTAGCGGATCAGTGCCGGCGGGGCCGGAGAAAGCGCACCAGCAGGTGCCGCGGGCGAGGTGCTGGAAGGCCCCTTCCCCACCTGGTCGGGCACCGGCCCGAAGTTCCCCGAGGCGCCGCACCTGTATCGCATCGGCGACTGGTGGTACCTGCTGATCGCCGAGGGCGGCACCGAACGCGGCCACAGCGTGTCCGTGGCCCGCAGTCGTTCGCCGCGCGGCCCCTGGGAGGGCGCACCCGCCAACCCCCCTGCCGTCCCACAGCGGCACCTACCGCCCGATCCAGAACACCGGCCACGCCGACCTGGTGCGGGCCCCCGACAGGGATTGGTGGATGGTGCTGCTCGGGGTCCGCCCCCGCGGCTTCACGCCCGACGTGCACGTGCTCGGCCGCGAGGCGTTCCTGACCCCCGTGCGGTGGGACGAGGACGGCTGGCCCGTCGTCGCGCCCGTCCCCGAGAGCCACGCGGCCCCGGGCGGCGCCTGGCACCCCGTACCGGCCGCCCGCCCGCGACGACTTCGACGCGCCCGCCCTCGCGCCCCACTGGATCTCGCCCTTCGCCCGCCCGGACGGCTCCTGGTCGCTCACCGAGCGCCCCGGCCGGCTGGTCCTGCGCACCACCGGCCCCACCCTCGACAGCCCCGGCTGCACCTTCGCCGGCCGCCGCCAGCAGCACCACGACTGCCGCGTCACCGTCGAGATCGACCCGGGCACCGGACGCGGCGGCCTCTGCGTGCGCCTGGACGAGGCCCACCACTACGAACTGGAGGCCGGGGGCGGGGAGGTCTCCGTCGTCGCCCGCATCGGACCGCTGCGCCGGACCGTGGCCCGCCGGCCCGCCCCCGCCGGCCCGCCCCCGCCGGGCCGCTGCGCCTCACCGTGACGATCCGCACGACGGACCTCGTGCCCGCGTCGCCCGAACCCACCGACGGCGGTACCACGGGCCCCGACACCCCCGCCTTCTGGCTGGGCGACCCCGGCACCCCCGATGTCCCCGGCACCCCCGCCACCCGCGAGGCCCGGCCACTCGCCGAACTGGACGGAGGCCACCTGTCCACCGAGGTCGCAGGCGGCTTCACCGGTCGGGTGATCGGCATGTACGCCACCGAGGGCCAGGTCGCCTTCGACTGGTTCGAGTACGTCCCGACCCCGGCACCGTCCGCGTGACACCCGCGCGCGGACGGGCGCCGCACCCCCGAGGGGTGCGGCGCGCCGGCATCTCGAAGCTGTGCTGATCAGCCGAGATCGATATCGACACCGACCACGGTTCGACCGCCTCAGGGACCGGTCGAGGACAAGTGCCGGGCGGGCTGCAGGACGATGTGCGCCGGCTGCCTCGCGGAGTTCACGAGAGGGCTGGTCGGCCCGCTTGGGACCGCGGAGGGGAGACAGAGATGTCAGACGAGATCAGTGACGTCACCTCGGATACCGAGCAGCGACTTCCCGTAGATTTCCGTGCTCACCTCGGGGTTCACGATCGCGTGCCGACTGCCGGCCTCGCTGTCGCGCCAGATGCGCTGCAACGGGTTGACCTCGGCGAAGCTGCCCGCTCCGTGCGCGGAGACCAGGATCCGGATGGCCTCGCGCGCATTGACGGCGGCGACTCCGGTGTCCATCCGCGCGCGGGCACGGGTGTCGTAGTCGGGGTAGATGCCCTGCGCGGCAGCCTCGTCGATCTCGGCCGCGGCCCGGTAAGCGTGCAGGTGTGCCGAGTCGATCAGCGATGCGGCCTGCGCGACAGCCAGTTGCGTGGTGGGTGCGACGGCCTGGTTGTCGTAGAAGGTGTAGGTCATGGTCCGGTTCGGGGCCTTCCGCACCACCAGGTCGAGTGCGGCTTGAGCCAGCCCGAGCTGCGGTCCGGCAAGTACCAGTGCCGACACCGGGACGAAGGCCGAACGGTAGAGGGCCTCCTCAGTGTGAGGAGTGGCGTACCGACCCGCCGCAGCGTCCGGCGACGACAGGTAGCGGTGGCTCGGAACGAAAACCTCGTCAGCGATGAGGGTGTTGGACGCGGTGCCCCGCATACCGGTCACGAACCAGGTGTCCTCGACGGTCAGTTCCGCCATCGGAACCAGGACCATCCCCCGCTCGGGACCATTGCCACGGAGCACGCCGACGATTGCCCACTGGGCATGGGCCTGGCCCGACGC from Streptomyces sp. B3I8 carries:
- a CDS encoding acyl-CoA dehydrogenase family protein; the protein is MTIALDRPGATTADRELRADVVGRITKLLPRLADQAERSDRERSVPAENIEALAEAGALSILQPARYGGLQTDIRTCLEVSREVARACGSTAWTTTLLNVCSWYVGLYPAQAQKDVWADDPTARVAGVLAPTATAREVDGGFVVSGRWSPASGQAHAQWAIVGVLRGNGPERGMVLVPMAELTVEDTWFVTGMRGTASNTLIADEVFVPSHRYLSSPDAAAGRYATPHTEEALYRSAFVPVSALVLAGPQLGLAQAALDLVVRKAPNRTMTYTFYDNQAVAPTTQLAVAQAASLIDSAHLHAYRAAAEIDEAAAQGIYPDYDTRARARMDTGVAAVNAREAIRILVSAHGAGSFAEVNPLQRIWRDSEAGSRHAIVNPEVSTEIYGKSLLGIRGDVTDLV
- a CDS encoding MarR family winged helix-turn-helix transcriptional regulator; amino-acid sequence: MDDEQQVNLGVLLFIPYRYSEDRMFRALQGAGFDDWTLAQCRVFQRIAPDGSRLTDLADQAQMTKQSAGVLVDQLERLGYVRRVPDPTDGRARLIVFEERGRRAIEVAAATLDEILAEWKAYLGTRNFALLHQILDQLREITDPYAR